A part of Paenibacillus sp. 481 genomic DNA contains:
- a CDS encoding DinB family protein produces the protein MSNGKKELLLDQLATCQDDESWFMPLSRAVQDLSVEQAIWHEGRSSHSIWQLVHHLYVWNSVWLERFRVNEVVSTGYRNEETFDVKDISEEAWQAAVSKLNDCLSEWRSELAAHEESKLDETIDCYGELVPWWQCISNLCTHNVYHIGQIIQLRKQQGSWNAPS, from the coding sequence ATGAGCAACGGTAAAAAAGAATTGCTGCTGGATCAGTTAGCTACTTGTCAAGATGATGAAAGTTGGTTTATGCCTTTAAGCCGTGCAGTGCAAGATTTATCGGTTGAGCAGGCGATTTGGCACGAGGGACGTTCCAGTCATTCGATATGGCAGCTTGTTCATCATCTCTATGTTTGGAACTCGGTGTGGCTGGAGCGTTTTCGGGTTAACGAAGTCGTAAGTACGGGTTATCGCAACGAGGAGACATTTGACGTCAAGGACATTTCTGAGGAGGCATGGCAAGCTGCCGTCAGCAAGTTGAATGACTGTCTCAGCGAGTGGAGAAGCGAGCTTGCAGCGCATGAGGAATCAAAGTTGGATGAAACGATTGATTGCTATGGTGAACTCGTTCCTTGGTGGCAATGTATTTCTAATCTATGTACGCATAACGTCTACCATATTGGGCAGATTATTCAGCTTAGAAAACAGCAAGGTAGTTGGAATGCACCATCATAA
- a CDS encoding amino acid permease, with the protein MEEQQLKRSIGWAQGTAMSVGAVLGSGILILPAITAQVAGPASLIAWIVMAILAFPFALTLGRLATLIPNAGGIAAYARAAYGPMAGKAVGWLFLGTIPIGAPVVALVGANYAGTLFQLSPWETTGVAALMLAVSLLLNAKGIHFSASIQVIIVIVIALLILAAIIAAFPFVRQQSFTPFVPNGWLSVGTSALLIFWCFVGWEMVTHLAEEFRNPKRDIALSLLLAAAIVGLLYVALAFVTVGTKAYGANVGVAPLSTLVGIAFGPIASNFTALLAILVSFAGLHTNIAGFTRMVYAQAREGDFPSVFARLHPTNHTPIVAIYSLAVIFTAMLALNGWLVLDLEQWMKWPSVVFLTLYMVAMLSAIPLLPKGDAGRWLAFIGLVVCVVLYPFSGWACLYSPLLVGVGWASARIRLARKELKSTY; encoded by the coding sequence ATGGAAGAACAACAATTGAAGCGTTCGATCGGCTGGGCCCAAGGGACAGCGATGTCAGTAGGCGCTGTATTAGGCTCGGGTATTTTAATTCTTCCGGCGATTACAGCGCAAGTAGCTGGTCCTGCTTCCTTAATAGCGTGGATAGTGATGGCAATCTTAGCGTTTCCATTTGCCCTAACGTTAGGGCGCTTAGCAACGCTTATTCCGAATGCAGGAGGTATTGCTGCTTACGCGCGTGCCGCCTATGGACCGATGGCAGGAAAAGCAGTAGGGTGGTTGTTTCTGGGGACCATTCCGATTGGAGCTCCAGTCGTGGCGCTCGTGGGTGCCAATTATGCAGGTACACTCTTTCAGCTGTCTCCTTGGGAAACGACCGGAGTAGCTGCGCTAATGTTAGCTGTATCGCTACTCTTAAATGCAAAAGGGATTCATTTTTCAGCTTCGATTCAAGTTATTATCGTAATTGTTATTGCGCTGTTAATCTTAGCGGCGATTATTGCAGCATTCCCCTTTGTGCGGCAGCAGTCGTTTACGCCATTTGTGCCCAACGGCTGGCTTTCGGTTGGCACATCTGCGCTACTCATTTTTTGGTGCTTCGTAGGTTGGGAAATGGTCACTCACTTAGCAGAAGAATTTCGAAATCCGAAGCGGGATATTGCCCTCAGTCTGCTGTTAGCTGCGGCAATCGTAGGCTTACTATATGTCGCTTTAGCCTTCGTTACAGTTGGAACGAAGGCATACGGAGCGAACGTGGGCGTTGCGCCGCTAAGTACGTTGGTAGGCATCGCATTTGGCCCAATCGCATCGAATTTCACAGCATTGTTGGCGATACTCGTGTCGTTTGCAGGGCTGCATACGAATATCGCTGGCTTTACACGCATGGTGTACGCACAAGCACGTGAAGGGGATTTTCCTAGCGTATTTGCGAGGTTGCATCCTACTAACCACACTCCGATTGTAGCGATATACAGCTTAGCTGTTATTTTTACGGCGATGTTAGCGCTCAATGGCTGGTTGGTGTTAGATCTGGAACAATGGATGAAGTGGCCGAGCGTCGTCTTTTTAACCCTATATATGGTTGCGATGTTGTCTGCGATTCCATTGCTTCCAAAAGGTGATGCGGGAAGATGGCTGGCGTTCATTGGTTTAGTCGTTTGTGTCGTATTGTATCCGTTCAGCGGTTGGGCGTGTCTGTATTCGCCATTGCTTGTAGGCGTTGGTTGGGCGAGTGCAAGAATTAGGCTTGCGCGTAAGGAATTGAAATCTACTTATTGA
- a CDS encoding LysR family transcriptional regulator, which produces MELKQLQTFQAVAKELSFTRAAERLNYAQSSVTAQIQALEQHFATPLFERLGKRILLTEAGQRLLPYADNMLRLADEAYAYVPGETEPTGILTIGAPESLCTYRLPPLLKMFRERYPSVQIVFRTGICPDLRRMLQEGVLDIAFTMESPTETDPVGPLIETTIEQIQMMLVVHPEHRLTQQARVAPSDFLNETLLTTEAGCSYRIMLEQALHAANVKSCTNLEFFSIETIKQCAIAGLGITLLPQMSVATQLNEGLLKTLNWVGPDFPITIQVLRHKDKWLSPTLARFMDMTMEYFGTTRNDNERL; this is translated from the coding sequence GTGGAACTCAAACAATTGCAGACGTTCCAAGCCGTTGCTAAAGAGCTAAGCTTTACACGTGCGGCGGAACGATTAAATTATGCTCAGTCCAGTGTCACCGCTCAAATTCAAGCCTTGGAACAGCACTTTGCGACGCCGCTATTTGAGCGGTTAGGCAAACGCATCCTATTAACTGAAGCCGGCCAGCGGTTGCTGCCTTATGCAGACAACATGTTACGGCTTGCTGATGAGGCTTATGCTTATGTGCCTGGCGAGACAGAGCCGACAGGCATCCTGACAATTGGTGCACCGGAGAGCTTATGCACATACCGACTTCCACCGCTCTTAAAAATGTTTCGTGAACGGTACCCAAGCGTCCAAATTGTGTTTCGCACCGGAATCTGTCCCGATTTGCGCCGAATGCTACAAGAAGGTGTTCTAGACATCGCCTTTACGATGGAGTCCCCTACTGAGACCGATCCAGTTGGGCCCTTGATCGAGACAACGATCGAGCAGATTCAAATGATGCTAGTCGTCCATCCGGAGCATCGTCTTACACAGCAAGCGCGAGTGGCACCAAGCGATTTTCTTAACGAGACATTACTTACAACGGAAGCTGGCTGTAGCTATCGCATCATGCTAGAGCAGGCTTTGCATGCCGCAAACGTAAAAAGCTGCACCAATCTTGAATTTTTTAGCATCGAAACGATTAAGCAGTGTGCGATAGCTGGACTGGGAATTACCTTGCTCCCGCAAATGAGTGTGGCAACCCAGCTTAACGAAGGCCTCTTAAAAACACTGAATTGGGTAGGCCCTGACTTTCCAATTACGATTCAAGTGTTAAGGCATAAAGACAAATGGTTGTCGCCCACGCTTGCTCGGTTTATGGATATGACCATGGAGTACTTTGGCACTACGCGAAATGATAATGAGCGATTATGA